Proteins encoded within one genomic window of Triticum aestivum cultivar Chinese Spring chromosome 2D, IWGSC CS RefSeq v2.1, whole genome shotgun sequence:
- the LOC123054083 gene encoding cyclin-P4-1, with amino-acid sequence MGSAEEEDLPATDMPRVVGVLSALLERVTERNDAATGPGALEPASGSAFRAMTKPGISVCAYMARIARFAGCSPACFVVGYIYLDRLLRRRRALAVDSYSVHRLLITTVLSAVKFMDDICYNNAYFAKVGGISLPEMNYLEVDFLFGVGFDLNVSPETFGHYCAILQSEMLCLELEPQSLLPPTAVAAAPGSRMHCCLSEDDGTSATTSSSNSTQQQQLAA; translated from the exons ATGGGCAGTGCTGAGGAGGAGGATCTACCGGCAACGGACATGCCGCGGGTGGTGGGCGTCCTCTCCGCGCTCCTGGAGCGCGTAACGGAGCGCAACGACGCGGCGACGGGGCCGGGAGCGCTGGAACCGGCGTCAGGGTCGGCGTTCCGGGCGATGACGAAGCCCGGCATCTCCGTGTGCGCGTACATGGCGCGCATCGCGCGGTTCGCGGGCTGCAGCCCCGCGTGCTTCGTCGTGGGTTACATCTACCTCGACCgcctcctgcgccgccgccgcgccctcgccgTGGACTCCTACAGCGTGCACCGCCTCCTCATCACCACCGTGCTCTCCGCCGTCAAGTTCATGGATGACAT ATGCTACAACAACGCCTACTTCGCCAAGGTGGGCGGGATCAGCCTGCCGGAGATGAACTACCTCGAGGTGGACTTCCTCTTCGGCGTCGGCTTCGACCTGAACGTGTCTCCGGAGACGTTCGGCCACTACTGCGCCATCCTCCAGTCGGAGATGCTTTGCCTGGAGCTGGAGCCGCAGTCCCTTCTTCCGcctaccgccgtcgccgccgctccagGCAGCAGGATGCACTGCTGCCTCTCTGAAGACGATGGCACTAGCGCCACCACCAGCAGTAGCAACAGTACTCAGCAGCAGCAGCTGGCTGCGTAG